From the genome of Candidatus Omnitrophota bacterium:
GAATATAAACAGGTCCTGGGCCAGAGAAAAAGCGCGGGAAAACCGGACCTGGTAGAGGTGTCCGATGGGTAACCCGAACGGTTTTTTAAAAGTGAAGCGCGACACATTCGCCTACAGGCCCGTATGCGAGCGCCTGAAGGATTACCGCGAGGTCACGGCCATCCCCGGCGCCGCCCATTCGGAAGACCAGGCATCCCGTTGCATGGACTGCGGCACGCCGTTCTGCCACTGGGCCTGCCCGATAGGCAACTACATACCGGAATGGAACGACCTCGTCTTCCACAAACAATGGGCAAAGGCATTCGAGCTCCTGCGCGCGACCAACAATTTCCCCGAGATCACAGGGCGGCTATGTCCCGCTTTATGCGAATATTCATGCGTCCTCGGGATAAACGACGACCCGGTGACCATAAGGGAGAACGAACTGGCGATAATCGAGAACGCTTTCAAGAGAGGCATAATAAAGCCGGTCCCGCCCGGGCGGAGAAGCGGGAAGAGGGTCGCCGTAATAGGGTCCGGTCCGGCCGGCCTGGCGGCGGCTGACCAGCTTAACAGGGCGGGCCACAGCGTGACCGTTTTTGAGAGAGACGATAAGGCAGGGGGCATATTACGGTATGGCATCCCGGACTTCAAGCTGGAGAAGCGCATAATCGACCGGCGCCTGAATATACTGGAAAGGGAAGGGGTAGAATTCGTGATCCGGACTGAGGCGGGGTGCGATATAAAGACGACGGCGCTCATAAAAGATTTTGACGCCTTATGCCTTGCGGGCGGAAGCCGCGTGCCGCGGGACCTCCGGATAGAGGGGAGAGACCTTAAAGGCATACACTTTGCCATGGAATACCTGATGCAGGCGAACAGGCGCGCCTCAGGCGAAACCATATCTGCCGACAGGCTGATAGATGCCCGGGATAAACGCGTCGTCGTGATAGGCGGCGGTGATACGGGCGCGGATTGCGTGGGCACGGCTCACAGGCAGGGGGCAAGGTGCGTGGTGCAGCTGGAGGTGATGCCAAAACCGCCGTCGGGCAGGACGGACAGCCAGCCATGGCCGAGATACCCGCTCATATTGAAGACGTCGACAAGCCATGAAGAGGGCGGAGAACGCCACTGGTCCGTCTCTACAAAAAGGTTTGAGGGAAAGGGAGGGCACGTCAGTAAGATCGCATGCGTCCGCCTCGAAGCCGTGATGACGGGTAAAGGTGCCGCCCCGGAGATGCGGGAGATGGCCGGGAGCGATTTTTACATCGACGCAGACCTGGTGATACTGGCCATAGGATTCGTACATCCGGAAAGGAGCGGGCTTCTCGACTCTCTGGGGATCGATCTGGATGGCCGCGGACAGGTAAAGACCGACGGCCGTTTCATGACCTCCATGAAAGGCGTATTCGCCTCTGGCGATATGCGCCGGGGGCAATCCCTGATCGTCTGGGCCATCTCCGAAGGCAGGCAGGCGGCACATTACATAGACCTATACCTTATGGGAAAGACCGTACTGCCAAAATTTTAGTTGAAATATGGCACATCCTGTGCTATAGTACCGCCTGTAAGACGGGTGGAAGCATAGAAGCTCACCTGGAACGCAAGGTAAGCTTCTTTTATTTTGTTACCTTATATGAAAAACGAGATATATCTTTTATCGGCAGTCCTTGTACCGACCGTAGGGGCATTTCTCCTTCCGCTTGCCGGTTCGGTTTCGGTCCGGTTCAGGAACGCGCTCGCCCTCATACTCGTGTCTGTATCTTTACTGGCTTCCGCGGCCCTGATCCCGGCGCTTGGGTCCGGCACGGTCGTGAAGGCGGTCATACCTTTCTCGCCCGGGTTCGATTTCGTCCTTGTCGCAGACCACCTCGCCGTATTCATGGCCATCGTCTCATCTTTCATAGGCGCCGTCATCGTCTTCTACTCTTTCGGGTATATAAGCCACTACAAAAACCAGAATGAATACTATCTGATGGTAGTACTATTCCTCGGATCGATGATGGGGCTGGTCTTCTCGGGCAACCTCATCTTCCTGTATATGTTCTGGGAGATGACCGCCCTGGCCTGCTGGCGCCTGATAGGATTCTTCAGGGAACGTCAGCATGTATTGCGGGCGGACAAGGCATTCCTTGTCACCGTCTTCGGAGCGCTCGTAATGCTCATAGGGTTCATCTTGATCTACACCCAGACAGGTTCCTTCGAGCTTTCCGTGATAAAAGAGAAACTGCAGGCTACGCCCGTTTCGGACACGGCGGTCCTGCTTATCCTTGTCGGCATATTTTCGAAGTCCGCGACGCTCCCGTTCCATACCTGGCTCCCGGATGCCGGCGTCGCGCCGTCACCGGTAACGGCCCTTCTCCATGCGGCAGTCCTGGTGAAGATCGGCGTTTACGTATTTGCGCGGCTCTTTATCGCCACCTTCAGCGTCAGCGCCATGTGGCACGTAGCGATACCGGCGGTCGTCGCGGTGAGCGCCCTCGTCTCGGCCGGGGCCGCACTCGTGGAAACGGACATGAAAAGGATCATAGCCTATTCAACGGTAAGCCAGCTTGCATTCATATTCTTCGGCTTCGCCGTGGGTAACGACGTGGGCATAGCCGGGGCCCTGCTTTATATACTTATGCACGGCCTCGCAAAGGGAGGGCTCTTCCTATGCGCGGGCATAGTGGAGCAGAATACACATACCAAAGATATAACGAAGATGGGCGGCCTCATGCAGACGATGCCTATAACGGCCGTATCTTTCATCATCTGCGCATTTTCGGTGATGGGCCTGCCACCTTTCGGCGGCTTCTTCAGCAAATATCTGGTATTCTCCGGCGCGATCAACTCCGGGCAACTGGCCGTCACCTCCGTCTTCCTGGTGGGTGCATTCCTGACCATAATGTATCTATTGAGGATATTCAACCTTATATTTCTCGGTGAGCAGAAGGTCCGCGCGACAGAGGCATCTGCGACTATGCTCATTTCGGTCGCGCTCCTGGCCGCGCTCTCGCTGGCGGCGGGGGTATGCATATATTATCCGTCTATCTTCACCCAGACGGCGGTCAGACAGATGTTAGGTACCCTATGACAAATATACCCCTTTATCTCTTCATACTTGTTCCTGTTGCGGCCGGGATCGCTGTGCTCTTCGTGCCGGGAAAGGCACGGTATATCAAAGAGACGATATCGCTTCTTGCCGCGGTCCTTCTCTTCGTATTTTTGACTGCGCTGAAGGGGCAGGAGGTACATTCCGCCCTCACCTGGTTATCACCGGGGATAGAATTTTCGCTGCGCCTGTACCATTTTAACGCGTTCATAATCCTCGCAACCTCGTTCTTCGGCCTTTTGACCATCCTCTATTCCAGCGTATTCATGGCCGGCAAGGACCGCTCCAACCAGTTCTATTCGTACCTGCTGATATCCATCGGCTTCGCCAACGGCGCCGTCCTGGCGGATAACCTGATCGTCCTCCTCTTCTTCTGGGAGGGGCTTCTCGTCACCCTCTTCGGTATGATCGCCATCGGCAATAAGAACGCTTTCAAAACGGCAACCAAGGCGTTGATCATAGTCGGCATAAGCGACCTTATCATGATGGCCGGCATCGCGCTTTCGGCCCACCTCGGCGGGACGTTCGAGATATCGAAGATGAAGCTGACGGTCGACGGGCTGGGGGGAGTTGCATTCATACTGCTCATAACGGGCGCCGTCGCAAAAGCCGGCTCTATGCCTTTCCATACCTGGATACCGGATGCCGCCGTCGACGCGCCGCTGCCGTTCATGGCGTTCGTCCCGGCAGCGCTGGAAAAACTTATAGGCATATATCTCCTCACGCGCATCTCGCTCGACATCTTCACCCTTACACCTCATTCGTGGGCAAGCACGGTCCTCATGGCGATAGGTTCGATAACTCTCTTCCTTGCGGTAATGATGGCATTGGTGCAGAAGGACTATAAACGGCTCCTGTCTTACCACGCCATAAGCCAGCTCGGCTACATGGTCCTGGGCATAGGCACATTCACGCCGGTCGGGATCGTCGGCGGCATATTCCACATGATAAATAATGCGTTATATAAGAGCGGCCTCTTCCTGACCGGAGGGGCGGTGGAGCGGCAGGCGGGGACTACAGACCTGGATAAACTGGGAGGCCTGGGCAGGCAGATGCCGGTCACGTTCGCGTGTTTCATCATAACGGCCCTTTCCATATCCGGGGTGCCGCCGTTCAACGGTTTCTTCTCCAAAGAGCTTATATACGACGGCGCGCTGGAATGCGGACGCATCTTTTATATCGCCGCGATAGCAGGATCCTTCCTGACGGCGGCCTCATTCCTGAAGCTGGGGCACGCGGCATTCCTCGGGAAGGGGAGAGAGCCCGGGATGTCGAAGGTAAAAGAGGCGCCGGTCCTTATGCTCATACCGATGGCCGTAATCGCGGCGGTCTGTGTCATATTCGGCGTATGGAACTCTTTTCCTATCAACGGGCTGATCGTACCTATCCTGGGTGAGGCGCGCGCTCATGGGCATATCTTCTCGGGATTCCCGGCCAACGCGACGCTCGTCCTTATAACCGTCGCCGTACTGGTCGCGGCGCTCGTGAACCATATCTACGGCGTAAGGCGCACGGGAAGAGGGGCCGGGGCAGTCGACCATATCCATCACGCGCCCGGGCTCCGCTATATCTATGATAAGGCGGAGAGGGGATACCTCGATCCGTATAACATATGGAGCCGGGCAGTGAAAGTTTTTTCCGCCGCGGCCATGTTATTCGACAGGACCATAGATCTCATCTACGACCGCCTCGTGGTGGGGGCGGCGTCCTTCTCTTCGTCCGCTATCAGGGGGCTGCACAACGGAAATTATAAGACATATATGCTCTGGTCGATGATAACCGCCGCCATCCTCATCGCCATTATCGCGGGGGTGATATAGATGCCTTACCTGTTCATACTGATGCCGATGATCGGCATAATGATCCTGAATATATTTTTCGGGAAGCGCCTGAAACGCTTTGCCTTCTGGTTTGCGTTCGCGCTCTTCTTTACACAGATGATCATAGCCGTATTTCACCGCCTTATCACGGTGGAAACAGGATCCGGCTATACCGATATCTTCTTTAAAGCCGATTTTTTAACGGACCACCTCAGCTTCATAATGCTTCTCTCCATAGGTATCGTCTCTTTCGCAAGCATCCTCGTCTCGCGTCATGCCATACCTGAAGATAAGAGCAGGTTCAAGTTCATAAACCTTCTTATGGTGGCGTCCATCGGCATGAGCGGTATCGCCATAGTGAAGGACCTCTTTTCGCTTTACGTATTCCTTGAGATAACATCGATATCGGCGTTCATCCTGATCGCATTCCAGAGGGACATCCTCGGGCTTGAGGGTTCATTCAAATATATAATGCTCTCGGCCCTGGCGACTATAGCGATGCTCGTGGCCATAGCGATATTCCTGCTCATATCGGAGAGCACCTCATTCGACTCGATAGCCGCCGCCCTCAAGGACTCGCGCTCGAGCCGCCTGGTGCTCTTAGCCATAGGCCTCTTCCTGTGCGGCCTGTTCATAAAAGGAGGCGTGGTCCCTTTTCACGGATGGCTTCCGGACGCATATTCCGCGGCGCCCGCACCCGCATCGGTGCTCCTTGCGGGCATAGTCACGAAGGCCTGCGGCATCTACGGTATAATAAGGGTGGTGACCTCCGTCTTCGGTTTTGACGAAACGATCAAAAATATCCTGCTCATCGCCGGCACGGTCTCTATGCTGGTAGGCGCCGTCGCGGCGCTCGGGCAGAAGAACCTTAAGAGGATGCTTGCCTACTCGAGCATAAGCCAGATAGGGTACATAGTCGTCGGTTTCGGCACGGGCACGGCGCTGGGAATCGCGGGGGCGATATTCCATTTCTTCAACCATGCGATATTCAAATCGCTCCTTTTCGTGAATGCGTCGGCCCTGGAGATGGAGACGGGCACCAACGAGATGGATGCGATGGGAGGGGTATCCGAGAAGATGCCGGTCACGGGCACCACATCCATCATCGGCTTTCTCTCGGCCTCAGGCATACCGCCGCTCGCGGGGTTCTGGAGCAAGCTTATTATAGTGATAGCATTATGGAAGACCGGAAATTACTTATACGCGGTGATAGCGGTGCTTGCGGGGATCATCACGCTGGCATACCTCCTCACCATGCAGAGAAGGATATTCTTCGGTAAACTTGCCGCCGGGCTGGAAAACCTGAAAGAGGCGGGGCCGGGGATCACGACGGCGGCGATATTCCTGGCCGCCATAACGATTGTCGCGGGGATATTCTTCCCTTTAATATTCGATAAATTGATCATGCCGATGAACGGGATGGCTTTATTCTAAAGAGGGGATAGATGACGCTCGATACGTTTCTTCTTGCAGTGACATTGGCTTTCTCGCTGTGGACGGTCATGGCCAAAAGCCTGCTCCGTTCCGCCATAGGGCTGGCCGCCACGAGCGTGGCGGTGACGGTTCTCATGTTCAGGCTGAATTCGCCGCTCGCGGCGGTATTCGAACTATCCGTCTGCTCGGGTCTCATCACGGTCATATTCATAAGCACCATAAGCCTCACAAAGCCCCTGGCCGCAAAAGAGGCGATCGAAGCGGGGAAGGCGCACGTAAGGCGATTCCGATACCTGTTCGTCCTGGTTGCAGCCGCCGGCATCGGGATGCTCTTCCTGAACCTCGTACCGGACTTCAAGCCACATTGCTCCGCGGCCGCTTCCGATGCGCGCGCCATACTGTGGAACTTCAGGCAGATGGACCTCTTCGGGCAGATAATAATCATCATAGTGGGGGCGCTGGGCGTGGTGGTGCTTTTTGCGGAAAGGGGCAAAGATGAGCGGTGACATGCTGCAGGTGACCCTCTCTTTCGGGTTCTTTATAGTGCTTATCTTCATAACCGGATTTTACTGCCTGCTGGTGACGCGTAACCTTATACGCGCGCTCATATCCATAGAGCTTCTCATGAAGGCGGTGACGCTGCTCTTCATGGTAGTCGGATATGTCACTAACCGCACGGCGCTGGCCCAGGGCTTGATAATAACCGTCATCGTGATAGAGGTGGTCCTTGCCGTCGTTGTCGGCGGCGTCATATTGAGCATATTTACACGGAACAATTCTATCGATGCCTCTCTCCTGAAGAAATTGAAAGGTTAATGGCATGACCGATCTCATACTTCTGCCACCGGTAAGTTTTATCATAGTCCTGGCCGTCATGATGGCCATGGCAAAGCTCTTTTCGCGGCTCGCTTTCAAGAGCAGGGGGAAGGACGGAGATATGCGAAAGTCCTATGCGTGCGGGGAGGACGTCCCGTCCGGCCAGGCACAACCCGATTACGGCCAGTTCTTCCCGTTTGCCTTCTTCTTCACGGTGCTGCACGTAGTCGCGCTTACGATATCGACCATACCCGCCGTCACGGCGGGATCGTCCCTGATCGCGCTCGTATATATATCCGGGGCGGTCACAGGATTATTCATACTGTTCAGGAGATGATATGAAGTTTACGGAAAAGGTGACTAACTGGGCGCGGATCAAGTCGCCGTGGATACTCCACTTCAATACCGGGGCCTGCAACGCCTGCGACATAGAGATCATCGCGGCGCTCACCCCGCGATATGACCTGGAACGTTTCGGGGTGCAGCTCAAGGGCACTCCCAGGCATGCGGATGTGCTCATCTGCTCCGGGCCGGTCACAAAACAGGTCAAGTCGCGGCTGAGGCGTATTTACGAGCAGATGCCGGAACCGAAATTCGTCGTAGCCGTAGGGACCTGCTCCTGCTCCGGCGGCGTCTTCGACGGGTGCTATAGCGTGGAATCGGGCGTGGATAAGGTAATACCGGTAGCGGCGTACATACCCGGCTGCCCGGCCAGCCCCAAGGCGATAATAGACGGGGTCGTAAAATTGCTGGTGAGCCTCGAGGAGAAGGAAGAGAGGGAGAAGAGATGACCGCTGAAGAGACGATCGTCTCCGGATTCCAGGATAAGTTCGCGAACCTTGCCGGGAAGATAAGGGTGGCCAGGCAGAGGCGCATCTTCATAGAAGGCGTCGATCACCTTAATTTTTCTGAAGTATTCGATTACGCGGTGCGGGAGCCGGGATTCTCGATCCTGCTTACCATAACCGGACTGGACGAAGGCCAGACGCTCGGTTTCATATACCACATGGCAAGGCCGGACGGGATCATACTCAATATCAAGACATCCGTCCCGAAAGAGAGACCTGTCCTGAAGACGGTCTGCCGCACCTTCCCCGGCGCAGAGAACTACGAACGCGAGGTGGCCGATCTTTTAGGCGCGGTGATCGAGGGGCTCCCGGAGGGGAAACGTTACCCGCTGCCGGACGATTGGCCGGCCGGGCAGTACCCGCTGCGGAAGGACTGGAAACCCGAAACCAAAGACGAGAAGGAGACACAGTAATATGCATAAAGTGGTGATCCCCATAGGACCTCAGCACCCAGCGCTCAAGGAACCGGAGAGCTTCAGGGTCACGCTGCAGGGAGAACGCATCATGGCATTCAGCGCGCGGCTCGGTTACAACCACCGCGGCATCGAGAAAGCGTGCGAAGAACGCACATACACACAGGACGTCTATCTGGCGGAACGCGTATGCGGGATATGCTCGCATGCCCATTCGACATGTTTTGTCCAGGCGGTCGAGGAGATAGCCGCTCTCGCGGTACCTAAGCGAGCCCTGTACATCAGGACACTGGTGGGCGAACTGGAGAGGATACACAGTCATCTCCTGTGGCTCGGGGTGGCGGGACACGAGGTGGGATTCGACACCCTTCTCATGTACACGTGGCGCGACCGGGAGATCGTGATGGATATCCTGGCATCCCTTACGGGCAACCGCGTGAACTACGGGATAAACACCATAGGCGGTGTCCGGCGGGATATAACGCCGGAACAGGCAAAATATGTCCTCGCAGGTATCAATAAACTGGAAGAGCGGACCAAATATTACATACAGGTGGCCAAGGAAGAGGTGACATTGATACAGCGTTTATCGGGCGTAGGCATGCTGTCGCACGAAGCCGCAATAAAACTCGGCGCCGTAGGCCCGACCGCGCGCGCTTCCGGGGTGGACAGGGACACGCGCCGCGATGACCCGTATGCCGCATACGGAGAGCTGGACTTCAAGGTCGTCACGGATGACCACAACGACGTTTACGGGAGGACCCTGGTGAGGATGGGCGAGCTCATGGAGTCGTATAAGATGATCCGGCAGGCCCTGAAGAAGATGCCGGACGGCCCCATAACCGTAAAGGCGCCCCGCAAGATACCGGCAGGGGAGGCGGTAAGCCGTTACGAAGCCCCGCGCGGAGAGGACGTGCATTACGTCAAGTCGAACGGTACGGAGAGACCGGAAAGGGTGAAGATGAGGGCGCCCACCCTGGCGAATATGCAGACCGTGGCCACCATGCTCAAGGACAGGAATCTCGCGGATCTTCCGATAGTGATAGCCGCGATAGACCCGTGCTTCTCCTGCACGGACCGCCTGACGCTCGTAAAAGATCTTTCAACCAGGGAGAGGAAGGTCATGAAGTGGGAAGAGCTCCATTCATACAGCATGGGCTGGTACAACGCAAAGGGTATAGAATTTTCGGAGCTTAACAAAAAATTAAAAAGGCTGATGGCAGGAAGGCGCTGATGCTCATTTCGATAGTAAACATCCTCATATTCCCGGGTTTTCTGTTCCTGGCCGTTTTAGGGTTTGCCGCCGAATACATAGACCGTAAACTTTACGCGCGGCTGCAGAACAGGGTGGGTCCGCCGTGGTATCAGCCCGCCGCCGACTTCATAAAACTTCTGGGAAAAGAAGATATAGTGCCTGAGGAGGCGAACCCGGCAATATTCAAATTGATGCCGATATTCGCCCTCACGGCCACAATCACCTCCATATCCTATATCCCGCTGTGGGGGGAGAACGCCCTCTTCTCGTTCAACGGAGACCTCATAGTGGTCCTGTATCTTCTGACGCTTCCGACCATCACCTATTTCCTCGGCGGATGGTATTCGACCTCTCTCTTCTCCAGGATAGGCGCAGTCAGGGCGCTCACGCAGCTCTTCGCGTACGAGGTGCCGTTCTTCATAAGCATACTGGCACCGGCGATGCTCGCCAATACCTGGTCGTTAAGCGAGATGGCCGCCTTCTATGCGGACCACAGCTGGTACTGGCTCTTCAATATCCTGGGATTCGCCATATCGCTCGTGGCGCTCCTGGGTAAGCTGGAAAAGGTGCCGTTCGATATCCCTGAGGCGGAGACCGAAATAGTGGCCGGCACGTTCACGGAATACAGCGGCCGTCTCCTTGGCCTCTTCCGCCTGAACCTCGATATAGAACTTGTCGTATGTTCCTCTCTCCTGGCGGCCGTTTACCTTCCTTTCTGGCTCGATCTCCCTGCGGTCACCGGCTTCCTGGTATTCCTGGCCAAGGTCCTGTTCATAATCTGTCTTCTATCTTTCCTCAGGACGCTCTTCGCGCGCCTGCGCATAGACCAGATGGTCGCATTTTGCTGGAAGGTCCTTGCGCCGTGCGCATTTGTACAATTTTTGTTTGACCTCTATGCGAAAGGGTTCCTGGTGAAGATATGATACGCCCCGGAAAGATGATACGACAGCTCCTGGAATCTTTTTTCAGGCGTCCCGCAACGACAAAATACCCCTTTATGAAGAAGGCGACCGACATGCCGGAACATTTCCGGGGGAAGCTCCTGTTCCATCCGGAGAAATGCATCGGCTGCAAAATGTGCATGAGGGACTGCCCGTCGAACGCCATCACCATAAAGAAGGTGGGGGAGAAGAAGTTCGAAGCCGAAATAGACCTGGGCAAATGCATATACTGCGCACAGTGCGTCGACACGTGCCCGAAAAAAGCGCTTGAGGCCACCGGAGAGTTCGAGCTCGCCTCTCTGGACCGCAAAAAACTTAAGGTCACATTCCGTGCAGACGATAAAGTCGCTCCTCAAGGATAGGCTCACCGGCGCTAAGAGGATAGCCGTCCTGGGCGTCGGCTCGGACCTGAGGGCCGATGACGAAGCCGGCCTCCTTGTGGCGAAAGGACTGCTGAAGAACAGCCCGTCCCGGAAGGGCAGGGTCCCGATCGCGGCCTTCATAGGAGCTACCGCCCCCGAGAACCTTACCGGAGAGATAAAACGTTTTAAGCCCTCGCACCTCCTCATAATCGACAGCGCGGAGTTCGGCAATAAGCCCGGCACGATCCTCGTGTTGAAGCCGGCCGACATAAAAGAAGGGGTGACCTTTTCCACACACCTCATGCCGGCCAGGATCCTGTCCGAATATTTTCATACCTCCATGAAATGCGACATAACCATAATAGGCATCCAGCCCGGGACGATGAAGTTCGGCAAGCCCGTATCGAAATCGGTAAAGAGCGCGGCGAAAGAGGTCATCGCGGCCATCCTCAGCGCGGCGAAACGCTGATCAGTCTATGCGCTACAAGATGATCATCTTCGACATAGACGGCACCATCACCACCCATATAAGTTCCTGGCGCTACATACACGAAAAGCTGCGCATGTGGGACGATATCGCCTTCCGTTATCAGAAGAGGTTCCTGGCCGGGAAGATAAGCTACAGGAAATTCTGCGAACTCGATGCCGCGCACTGGAGAGGCCTGCCCGAGGCGCGCATACGCCGCATATTCGGGACCGTCCGGTATTCAAAGAACGCGGCGCGCTACATAAGGAAACTTAAAGAGGCGGGGTTCATACTGGTCGCCGTCTCTACCGGGTTACAGTTCATGGCCGACAGGATAAAAAGAGAGCTCGGGTTCGATCACGCCGTATCGAATGAGCTCGCTTGCCGGGGAGGCATCATCACAGGCAGGGTCAAGATCAATATATCGCACGGAGCAAAGGGAAAGATACTTAAGAAGATATTCAGGCGCTTCGGGGTCAGG
Proteins encoded in this window:
- a CDS encoding glutamate synthase subunit beta; this translates as MGNPNGFLKVKRDTFAYRPVCERLKDYREVTAIPGAAHSEDQASRCMDCGTPFCHWACPIGNYIPEWNDLVFHKQWAKAFELLRATNNFPEITGRLCPALCEYSCVLGINDDPVTIRENELAIIENAFKRGIIKPVPPGRRSGKRVAVIGSGPAGLAAADQLNRAGHSVTVFERDDKAGGILRYGIPDFKLEKRIIDRRLNILEREGVEFVIRTEAGCDIKTTALIKDFDALCLAGGSRVPRDLRIEGRDLKGIHFAMEYLMQANRRASGETISADRLIDARDKRVVVIGGGDTGADCVGTAHRQGARCVVQLEVMPKPPSGRTDSQPWPRYPLILKTSTSHEEGGERHWSVSTKRFEGKGGHVSKIACVRLEAVMTGKGAAPEMREMAGSDFYIDADLVILAIGFVHPERSGLLDSLGIDLDGRGQVKTDGRFMTSMKGVFASGDMRRGQSLIVWAISEGRQAAHYIDLYLMGKTVLPKF
- a CDS encoding NADH-quinone oxidoreductase subunit L; amino-acid sequence: MKNEIYLLSAVLVPTVGAFLLPLAGSVSVRFRNALALILVSVSLLASAALIPALGSGTVVKAVIPFSPGFDFVLVADHLAVFMAIVSSFIGAVIVFYSFGYISHYKNQNEYYLMVVLFLGSMMGLVFSGNLIFLYMFWEMTALACWRLIGFFRERQHVLRADKAFLVTVFGALVMLIGFILIYTQTGSFELSVIKEKLQATPVSDTAVLLILVGIFSKSATLPFHTWLPDAGVAPSPVTALLHAAVLVKIGVYVFARLFIATFSVSAMWHVAIPAVVAVSALVSAGAALVETDMKRIIAYSTVSQLAFIFFGFAVGNDVGIAGALLYILMHGLAKGGLFLCAGIVEQNTHTKDITKMGGLMQTMPITAVSFIICAFSVMGLPPFGGFFSKYLVFSGAINSGQLAVTSVFLVGAFLTIMYLLRIFNLIFLGEQKVRATEASATMLISVALLAALSLAAGVCIYYPSIFTQTAVRQMLGTL
- a CDS encoding proton-conducting transporter membrane subunit; translated protein: MTNIPLYLFILVPVAAGIAVLFVPGKARYIKETISLLAAVLLFVFLTALKGQEVHSALTWLSPGIEFSLRLYHFNAFIILATSFFGLLTILYSSVFMAGKDRSNQFYSYLLISIGFANGAVLADNLIVLLFFWEGLLVTLFGMIAIGNKNAFKTATKALIIVGISDLIMMAGIALSAHLGGTFEISKMKLTVDGLGGVAFILLITGAVAKAGSMPFHTWIPDAAVDAPLPFMAFVPAALEKLIGIYLLTRISLDIFTLTPHSWASTVLMAIGSITLFLAVMMALVQKDYKRLLSYHAISQLGYMVLGIGTFTPVGIVGGIFHMINNALYKSGLFLTGGAVERQAGTTDLDKLGGLGRQMPVTFACFIITALSISGVPPFNGFFSKELIYDGALECGRIFYIAAIAGSFLTAASFLKLGHAAFLGKGREPGMSKVKEAPVLMLIPMAVIAAVCVIFGVWNSFPINGLIVPILGEARAHGHIFSGFPANATLVLITVAVLVAALVNHIYGVRRTGRGAGAVDHIHHAPGLRYIYDKAERGYLDPYNIWSRAVKVFSAAAMLFDRTIDLIYDRLVVGAASFSSSAIRGLHNGNYKTYMLWSMITAAILIAIIAGVI
- a CDS encoding proton-conducting transporter membrane subunit; protein product: MPYLFILMPMIGIMILNIFFGKRLKRFAFWFAFALFFTQMIIAVFHRLITVETGSGYTDIFFKADFLTDHLSFIMLLSIGIVSFASILVSRHAIPEDKSRFKFINLLMVASIGMSGIAIVKDLFSLYVFLEITSISAFILIAFQRDILGLEGSFKYIMLSALATIAMLVAIAIFLLISESTSFDSIAAALKDSRSSRLVLLAIGLFLCGLFIKGGVVPFHGWLPDAYSAAPAPASVLLAGIVTKACGIYGIIRVVTSVFGFDETIKNILLIAGTVSMLVGAVAALGQKNLKRMLAYSSISQIGYIVVGFGTGTALGIAGAIFHFFNHAIFKSLLFVNASALEMETGTNEMDAMGGVSEKMPVTGTTSIIGFLSASGIPPLAGFWSKLIIVIALWKTGNYLYAVIAVLAGIITLAYLLTMQRRIFFGKLAAGLENLKEAGPGITTAAIFLAAITIVAGIFFPLIFDKLIMPMNGMALF
- a CDS encoding NADH-quinone oxidoreductase subunit J, translated to MTLDTFLLAVTLAFSLWTVMAKSLLRSAIGLAATSVAVTVLMFRLNSPLAAVFELSVCSGLITVIFISTISLTKPLAAKEAIEAGKAHVRRFRYLFVLVAAAGIGMLFLNLVPDFKPHCSAAASDARAILWNFRQMDLFGQIIIIIVGALGVVVLFAERGKDER
- a CDS encoding NADH-quinone oxidoreductase subunit K, coding for MSGDMLQVTLSFGFFIVLIFITGFYCLLVTRNLIRALISIELLMKAVTLLFMVVGYVTNRTALAQGLIITVIVIEVVLAVVVGGVILSIFTRNNSIDASLLKKLKG
- a CDS encoding NADH-quinone oxidoreductase subunit B family protein; protein product: MKFTEKVTNWARIKSPWILHFNTGACNACDIEIIAALTPRYDLERFGVQLKGTPRHADVLICSGPVTKQVKSRLRRIYEQMPEPKFVVAVGTCSCSGGVFDGCYSVESGVDKVIPVAAYIPGCPASPKAIIDGVVKLLVSLEEKEEREKR
- a CDS encoding NADH-quinone oxidoreductase subunit C, whose protein sequence is MTAEETIVSGFQDKFANLAGKIRVARQRRIFIEGVDHLNFSEVFDYAVREPGFSILLTITGLDEGQTLGFIYHMARPDGIILNIKTSVPKERPVLKTVCRTFPGAENYEREVADLLGAVIEGLPEGKRYPLPDDWPAGQYPLRKDWKPETKDEKETQ
- a CDS encoding nickel-dependent hydrogenase large subunit produces the protein MHKVVIPIGPQHPALKEPESFRVTLQGERIMAFSARLGYNHRGIEKACEERTYTQDVYLAERVCGICSHAHSTCFVQAVEEIAALAVPKRALYIRTLVGELERIHSHLLWLGVAGHEVGFDTLLMYTWRDREIVMDILASLTGNRVNYGINTIGGVRRDITPEQAKYVLAGINKLEERTKYYIQVAKEEVTLIQRLSGVGMLSHEAAIKLGAVGPTARASGVDRDTRRDDPYAAYGELDFKVVTDDHNDVYGRTLVRMGELMESYKMIRQALKKMPDGPITVKAPRKIPAGEAVSRYEAPRGEDVHYVKSNGTERPERVKMRAPTLANMQTVATMLKDRNLADLPIVIAAIDPCFSCTDRLTLVKDLSTRERKVMKWEELHSYSMGWYNAKGIEFSELNKKLKRLMAGRR
- a CDS encoding complex I subunit 1 family protein; protein product: MLISIVNILIFPGFLFLAVLGFAAEYIDRKLYARLQNRVGPPWYQPAADFIKLLGKEDIVPEEANPAIFKLMPIFALTATITSISYIPLWGENALFSFNGDLIVVLYLLTLPTITYFLGGWYSTSLFSRIGAVRALTQLFAYEVPFFISILAPAMLANTWSLSEMAAFYADHSWYWLFNILGFAISLVALLGKLEKVPFDIPEAETEIVAGTFTEYSGRLLGLFRLNLDIELVVCSSLLAAVYLPFWLDLPAVTGFLVFLAKVLFIICLLSFLRTLFARLRIDQMVAFCWKVLAPCAFVQFLFDLYAKGFLVKI